From the genome of Pirellulales bacterium, one region includes:
- a CDS encoding DUF4926 domain-containing protein codes for MIHEHDCVVLTQDLPADGLQAGDVGTVIHIHREGAAFEVEFMTLTGQTVAVATVPAAQLRPVSPRDVSHVRELAAT; via the coding sequence ATGATTCACGAACACGACTGCGTGGTTTTGACGCAGGACCTTCCCGCTGATGGCTTGCAGGCCGGCGACGTGGGAACAGTAATCCACATTCATCGCGAGGGCGCGGCCTTCGAGGTCGAGTTCATGACGCTCACTGGTCAAACCGTAGCGGTCGCGACAGTCCCGGCGGCGCAATTGCGGCCGGTCAGCCCACGCGATGTTAGCCACGTCCGTGAATTGGCCGCCACGTAG
- a CDS encoding PQQ-binding-like beta-propeller repeat protein — MATPSFPRGAASSLVVICFALVAASSSAQEWTRFRGPNGSGQSEASIPAQWSDGDINWKVQLPGGGNSSPVLWGDKVFLTSADTKAGERFVLCLSARDGHLIWKKSYPYSKYHIHVQNSFATSTPAVDTDHVYVVWSMPEQSTLYALSHSGDEVWHRDLGSFTSQHGFASSPIVYQDLVIIGDEQDGPNPEAGGNPDAASLDGRSFLWAVDRGTGEVRWKTPRKSTIVSYATPCVYQPDGGKPELIYNSRSHGMSAIDPATGKVNWELPVFDRRTVGSPILAGGLVIGACGVGSGNNTVYAVRPDGGSQNPQMVYKIDKSSASYVPTPVAAGDLVFIWNDRGIVTCIDGPTGKIHWRERIGGDFYGSPVRAGDKVFCTSLDGDVVVLAAADKYQLLAKNSLGETSRASPAIAGGRMYVRTESHLVSVGGK, encoded by the coding sequence ATGGCGACCCCTTCATTCCCACGCGGCGCAGCGAGTTCGCTCGTAGTCATCTGTTTTGCGCTTGTCGCCGCTTCCTCGTCCGCCCAGGAGTGGACGCGCTTTCGCGGACCGAATGGCTCTGGCCAGAGCGAGGCCAGCATTCCAGCGCAATGGTCTGATGGCGACATCAACTGGAAGGTGCAACTTCCAGGCGGCGGGAATTCGTCTCCCGTGCTCTGGGGTGACAAGGTTTTTCTCACCAGTGCCGACACGAAGGCCGGCGAGCGGTTTGTTCTCTGTTTGAGCGCCCGCGACGGACATCTGATCTGGAAGAAGAGTTATCCGTATAGCAAATACCATATTCACGTTCAGAACAGTTTTGCGACCAGCACGCCGGCCGTTGACACTGATCATGTCTATGTCGTGTGGTCCATGCCCGAGCAATCTACGCTATATGCTCTGTCGCACTCGGGCGACGAGGTTTGGCATCGCGATTTGGGTTCGTTTACGAGTCAGCATGGTTTCGCCTCGTCACCGATTGTCTATCAAGACTTGGTGATCATTGGCGACGAGCAGGACGGCCCGAATCCCGAGGCCGGGGGCAATCCCGACGCGGCCAGCCTCGACGGCAGGAGCTTCTTGTGGGCAGTGGATCGCGGCACCGGCGAGGTCCGCTGGAAGACGCCGCGCAAGTCGACGATTGTCAGCTACGCCACGCCGTGCGTGTATCAGCCGGACGGCGGCAAGCCGGAACTTATTTACAACAGCCGCTCGCACGGCATGAGCGCTATCGATCCGGCAACGGGCAAAGTGAACTGGGAGTTGCCCGTGTTCGATCGCCGCACCGTTGGATCGCCAATCCTCGCGGGCGGATTGGTGATCGGCGCATGCGGCGTGGGAAGCGGCAATAACACGGTCTACGCCGTTCGACCCGACGGCGGCAGTCAGAATCCGCAAATGGTGTATAAGATCGACAAATCCTCGGCCTCGTACGTCCCGACTCCCGTGGCGGCGGGCGATCTGGTTTTCATTTGGAACGACCGTGGGATCGTCACCTGCATCGACGGGCCGACGGGCAAAATCCATTGGCGAGAGCGGATCGGCGGGGATTTCTATGGCTCCCCGGTTCGCGCCGGCGACAAGGTCTTTTGCACGTCGCTCGATGGGGACGTCGTCGTCCTTGCCGCCGCCGACAAATACCAACTGCTGGCGAAGAACTCGCTCGGCGAAACCAGCCGCGCCTCCCCCGCCATCGCCGGCGGGCGGATGTACGTGCGGACCGAGTCGCACCTGGTCTCAGTCGGCGGGAAGTGA
- a CDS encoding sigma 54-interacting transcriptional regulator, with protein MTIVSAPTYSYLTMTTGSRAGTHFLLDPKAENRIGRGTDCAVVLPDPLCSRVHAIVTRADGHWFVRDAESRNGTFVNGQKTDEAVLADGHTLRIGSTEFSFQTSDQPPMVEETGGEMTFTQTIIKDTPINRPDTGLIPLSALRDAEQAKQLLVLYQLSLSLLALEHPDDVTRVALDLLREQTHASVVGFLWVDEEGRLKPKLVIPEGSDEPVTLSQSLTELVCRQGHAVWVAKQHAGSTSDSLLHYADAVCVPLVNQGVTLGAVHAYLDRGRFRQIDFDFAISLANIMVVGLVRARHQTRLESDYRRLAAKSAGDSELIGDGPLMVELREKIVRIARTNGCVLIRGESGTGKELVARAIHRGSPRADRPMLSVNCAAIPAELMESQLFGHKAGAFTSADRDHVGFFQQADSGTLFLDEVGELTWEGQPKLLRILEGHPFLPVGGVQQIKVDVRVIAATNQDLQTYVRERKFREDLFYRLSVFELHVPPLRDRGPDIAQLLDYFLNHFRRQHGRPTLNLSDEARQKLLRYSWPGNIRQLRNVIDSAIVLASGNRIEVGDLGLRDTGSAELESLRLDYWERRLIGEALKRTDGNVPEAAKLLAIGRATLYRKIEEYGIQR; from the coding sequence ATGACGATCGTCTCGGCTCCAACCTACTCCTATCTGACGATGACAACCGGCAGCCGCGCCGGGACTCATTTTCTTTTGGATCCGAAGGCGGAAAACCGGATTGGCCGCGGGACCGATTGCGCGGTGGTCCTTCCCGATCCGCTCTGTTCGCGGGTCCATGCGATCGTGACCCGGGCCGACGGTCATTGGTTCGTCCGCGATGCCGAGAGCCGCAACGGCACTTTCGTCAACGGCCAGAAGACCGACGAGGCGGTGTTGGCCGACGGCCATACGCTGCGAATCGGCTCGACCGAGTTTTCCTTTCAAACTTCCGATCAGCCGCCAATGGTCGAGGAGACCGGCGGCGAGATGACCTTCACACAAACCATCATCAAAGACACGCCGATCAATCGGCCCGACACGGGACTGATTCCGCTCTCGGCGCTGCGCGATGCGGAGCAGGCCAAGCAGTTGCTTGTGCTCTATCAACTGAGCTTGAGCCTCCTCGCTCTGGAGCATCCCGACGACGTGACCCGCGTCGCCCTCGACCTGCTGCGCGAGCAGACCCACGCTTCCGTCGTCGGCTTCCTCTGGGTCGATGAAGAGGGGCGGCTCAAGCCCAAGCTCGTGATCCCCGAGGGGTCGGATGAACCGGTAACGCTGAGCCAATCGCTTACGGAACTCGTCTGCCGCCAAGGGCACGCCGTGTGGGTCGCCAAGCAACATGCCGGCAGCACGTCCGACAGCCTGTTGCATTATGCCGATGCGGTTTGCGTGCCGCTGGTGAATCAAGGGGTGACGCTCGGGGCGGTCCACGCCTATCTCGATCGCGGGCGTTTTCGGCAAATCGATTTCGATTTCGCGATTTCACTGGCCAATATCATGGTGGTAGGGCTGGTTCGGGCGCGGCATCAAACGCGATTGGAATCCGACTATCGCCGGCTGGCGGCTAAATCGGCCGGCGACAGCGAATTGATCGGCGACGGGCCGCTGATGGTCGAGCTGCGCGAAAAGATCGTCCGCATCGCCCGCACTAATGGCTGCGTGCTGATCCGCGGCGAGAGCGGCACCGGCAAGGAACTCGTCGCTCGGGCCATTCATCGCGGCAGCCCGCGGGCCGATCGGCCGATGCTATCGGTCAATTGCGCGGCGATCCCAGCCGAATTGATGGAGAGCCAGCTCTTCGGGCACAAGGCGGGAGCGTTCACCAGCGCTGATCGCGACCACGTTGGCTTCTTTCAACAAGCCGACTCCGGTACGCTATTCCTCGACGAAGTCGGCGAGCTGACTTGGGAAGGCCAACCCAAGCTGCTGCGAATTCTCGAAGGGCATCCATTCCTCCCCGTCGGCGGCGTGCAGCAGATCAAGGTCGACGTGCGGGTGATTGCCGCCACGAACCAGGATTTGCAAACCTATGTCCGCGAACGAAAATTCCGCGAGGATTTGTTTTATCGCCTAAGTGTCTTCGAGTTGCACGTGCCGCCGTTGCGCGATCGGGGGCCCGATATCGCACAACTCCTGGACTACTTCCTCAATCACTTCCGCCGGCAACATGGCCGGCCAACGCTCAATCTCTCCGACGAAGCCCGGCAAAAGCTGCTCCGCTACTCGTGGCCCGGAAACATTCGCCAGTTGCGCAACGTGATCGACAGCGCCATCGTGCTGGCCAGCGGGAATCGGATCGAGGTAGGCGACCTTGGCCTGCGCGACACCGGCAGTGCTGAGCTAGAATCGCTGCGCCTCGATTATTGGGAACGCCGGCTGATCGGCGAAGCCCTCAAACGCACCGACGGCAACGTGCCCGAAGCCGCCAAACTCCTAGCCATCGGCCGCGCGACGCTCTATCGCAAGATCGAGGAATACGGGATTCAGCGATAG